The genomic segment GAACCGGGGCCCAGGCCCAGGTCGCGGGCCTGCGCGAGCCGGTCGTGCGGCAGGCAGGCCCAGACGCGCAGGGGCAACTCGCCGCGCGCCGCCAGCAGTTGCAGGGCGCGCGGGGCCTCGGGCGGCTCGAAGGCCATGGTGTGGGTGCTGACATAACCGCGTGACGCCAGATCGTCGGCGGCGGCCCGCGCGGCAGACAGGTACTCGGCCTCAGTGGGCGCGGGCATCACGGCAGAGACCAGGCCGATGGCGTGTTCCAGCAGGCAGCCCAGCGGACGCACGATCTGGCCGCCCTCGGGATCGGGGGTGCCCTCATGCACTCCGGCGGCGCGCAGCGCGGCGCTGTTCACCCAGGTCATGTGGTGGTCGCGCGAATACAGCTGCACCGGGTGGTGGGGGCTGACCTCATCGAGCAGCGCGGCGCTGGGGTAGTCCCCCAGACCCAGTTCGCTGAGCAGAAAGCCGCCGCCGCGAATCCAGGTGCCGGCGGGTGTGTTCAGGGCCGCCTGCCCCACGCGGGCCTGCACCTCCGAGACGCTGCGTGCGCCGTGCAGGTTCACCTCCGAGAGCGAGAAGCCGTAGGTCACCAGATGGGTGTGGGCGTCACACAGCCCAGGCGTGAGGATCAGGTCGCGGTGGTCGGCCGTTTCGGCGTGGGGGGCCATGGCCCGCAGGCCGTCGGGCGTGCCGACCGCGAGCACCCGGCCGCTGCCCACCAGCACGGCCTGTGCCTGTGGAAGCTGCGGGTCCTGGGTGATGACGGTGGCCTGGATCAGGGTCAGGGGAGCGCTCATGCTGCCAGGGTAGAGCACGCGCCGCGCCACGGCAGGCCGCATGCTGTGTCCGAGACTTCTGAACTCTCTGTTAGAATCGCCCATATGCCGCGCATTCTCGTGGTGGATGACGATGCCGCCATCCTCAAACTCATCAGCGTGATCCTCAGCCGCGCCGGGCACGAGGTGCGGACGAGCAGCCATCCCGTCGAAGCCCTGGAACTGCTGAAGGTCTTCACCCCCGATCTGGTCATCAGCGATGTGGTGATGCCGTATATGACCGGGCTGGAATTTCTGGAGAAGGTGCGCGAACAC from the Deinococcus aerophilus genome contains:
- a CDS encoding amidohydrolase; translated protein: MSAPLTLIQATVITQDPQLPQAQAVLVGSGRVLAVGTPDGLRAMAPHAETADHRDLILTPGLCDAHTHLVTYGFSLSEVNLHGARSVSEVQARVGQAALNTPAGTWIRGGGFLLSELGLGDYPSAALLDEVSPHHPVQLYSRDHHMTWVNSAALRAAGVHEGTPDPEGGQIVRPLGCLLEHAIGLVSAVMPAPTEAEYLSAARAAADDLASRGYVSTHTMAFEPPEAPRALQLLAARGELPLRVWACLPHDRLAQARDLGLGPGSGGLFTWGGVKFFADGALGSRTAWLHAPGFADGSGTGIALDPPELIRERGLQAIALGLTPVTHAIGDRANTEVLNVYDDLRAAAEAKGLRLRIEHSQHLRDEDLPRHRGLVCSVQPIHLQADGPMIRELMPHLAGRSYAFKSLMDAGAILAFGSDAPVAAPDPRASFAAAVSRVDDGGNKLAPNEAMTEEDVLWAHTRGPALAAGWDDEGIIRPGARAAFTLWDRLGGNARALVL